From one Candidatus Woesearchaeota archaeon genomic stretch:
- a CDS encoding exonuclease SbcCD subunit D, with protein sequence MKFAHFADCHIGGWRDENLKKLGFETFKKAIEECISKKIDFLLISGDLFNTALPQIEYIKETAAELRKLKELGISVYIIPGSHDFSATGKTMIDVFEKSGLVTNVMKFEGNKLKFVVDNKTQAKITGMFGRKGALEKEEYLETDFSEVENIDGFKIFLFHTALEEFKPNEYNTIECQSVNTLPKNFNYYAGGHVHYIFEKDFGKGKLVYPGALFPNNFKELEEFKQGGYYLCEYDGLNKILKTEFVPVKIKEVKSFEIFAKKVSEVNDQCYKILEKEMLRDNIIMLRISGVLEEGNPGDIDFNRISNNFINNGVYAVLRNSSKLSTKAFEELKVEVKSEKVEDVEEEILKKNLSETDILTKETVESLIKILDTEKLEGEKITDFEKRILQEAKEVLNIE encoded by the coding sequence ATGAAATTTGCACACTTTGCAGACTGTCACATAGGTGGTTGGAGAGATGAAAATCTAAAGAAGTTAGGTTTTGAGACTTTTAAGAAGGCAATAGAAGAATGCATTAGTAAAAAGATTGACTTTTTGTTAATTTCTGGAGATTTGTTTAATACGGCTTTACCTCAGATAGAATATATTAAAGAGACTGCAGCAGAATTAAGAAAACTGAAAGAATTAGGGATAAGTGTTTATATTATCCCCGGAAGCCATGATTTTTCTGCAACGGGTAAGACAATGATTGATGTTTTTGAAAAATCAGGTTTGGTAACTAATGTTATGAAATTTGAAGGAAATAAATTAAAATTTGTAGTTGATAATAAGACTCAAGCAAAGATAACAGGAATGTTTGGTAGAAAAGGTGCTTTAGAAAAAGAAGAATATCTAGAGACTGATTTTAGTGAAGTTGAAAATATTGATGGATTTAAAATATTCTTATTTCATACGGCTTTGGAAGAATTTAAACCTAATGAATATAATACTATTGAGTGTCAAAGTGTGAATACTCTGCCTAAAAATTTTAATTATTATGCAGGTGGACATGTTCATTATATTTTTGAAAAAGATTTTGGAAAAGGAAAATTAGTTTATCCTGGAGCATTATTTCCAAATAATTTTAAAGAGTTAGAAGAATTTAAACAAGGTGGATATTATTTATGTGAATATGATGGATTAAATAAAATTCTAAAAACTGAATTTGTTCCTGTGAAAATTAAAGAAGTAAAGAGTTTTGAAATTTTTGCTAAGAAAGTTTCTGAGGTTAATGATCAATGTTATAAGATTCTTGAGAAAGAAATGTTAAGAGACAATATAATAATGCTAAGAATTTCTGGAGTTTTGGAGGAAGGAAATCCAGGGGATATAGATTTTAATAGAATTAGCAATAATTTTATAAATAATGGTGTTTACGCTGTTTTAAGAAATTCTTCCAAATTATCAACCAAAGCTTTTGAAGAATTGAAAGTTGAAGTTAAGAGTGAAAAAGTGGAAGATGTAGAAGAAGAGATTTTGAAGAAGAATCTTAGTGAAACAGATATTTTGACAAAAGAAACAGTCGAAAGTTTAATTAAAATTTTAGATACTGAAAAATTAGAAGGTGAAAAAATAACTGATTTTGAAAAGAGAATATTACAAGAAGCAAAAGAAGTTTTAAATATAGAATAA
- a CDS encoding PQQ-binding-like beta-propeller repeat protein, producing the protein MSKISKIILLAFVLIIILPLILGIDWQMYLQTSEGVTNITDIGPDYSKVQDLNYLKNIGIIETIDINSGESIDSQPLINDGILYISSNANLYIINLTDNSKTSFSHACTLAYSTPAIYENKICYGDCSSFYCRNRFTGELLLNYTEESIDFSYQSPKIKEDIIYISSNTKVFAFNLTELSKISELEFPYPSHVPQFLGNPALSENELFAASLGYSESGIVLSCNLSNLSEINWQKEITRTNLQSGPWYNSIIYYNNSIFIPIKTTNTESTPSFIVQYNTQTGEELWQYNLTPYTQMSEKNNFLIYNNRAYITSLDFNWDEGLAEAYLWAFDLNNNSLAWKSNPFTDFIWSTPMITSNNLLYFGSGYMTNQIYAFNLEGSLLWNYSTGGLNGIDSTPAIYNNSLYFGSDDAKIYILHSFTNTKDIDSDGYPDYIDWDDDNDDVNDTIDSINGNLTVLETNNQNNNINNLTIQIDNSEDLQQTLTSNATITFYETEESTEEQKPIINFTFDFSENKLDLSEIKIIKQENTSESGSLIITGIELPEGQTKTVYMDNLNDNINTVCILDQEFTNLAFAGLQEATLECNGENETLLTCNNIESNGYKCTNLGAKYEISGLKHSGISEMKYVIISDQEFLANNTLTLNISEYFNNITYYKVKDPSDLLDCHFENSTICEDYETPENIESTLLEKGINFTNTATIKYDLNNNFNISQGTILITYQPNFNNIPNNLAYLLTTSTLNENPYIINVQKSGDLCFHIFNNTYQSGGDADSSGFGTRLCSSKTDWNSSNEYKIAATWNSETGLVQLYLDNQQLINKTTTLPKYTGNQIKLGNYDNSTGYYYNATLGISDYIADGVIKRLLISNRVYSEQEIYFTPENSDYFKNINITINNEVVTIISKDNQSSTNYIQFKGYDSEGITYSRPIKITINEYVEGSNNENSNSQPPSSSSSSPSSSSSSSNIISSTLPQETKLILDDSQITQDKPIESTESTQENTNNNIADMLDEYSKNSISKNLLTGAVTFADTTIKSKTPSKLAIIILPITLLLLILNSLYKFKSKLKNSE; encoded by the coding sequence ATGAGTAAAATATCTAAAATTATATTACTTGCATTCGTATTAATAATAATTCTACCATTAATTCTTGGAATAGACTGGCAAATGTATCTTCAAACCTCTGAAGGTGTCACAAATATAACAGATATTGGCCCAGATTACTCAAAAGTACAAGATTTAAACTATCTAAAAAATATAGGAATTATAGAAACTATAGATATAAACTCTGGAGAATCTATAGACTCTCAACCACTTATAAATGATGGAATTTTATATATCAGTTCAAACGCAAATTTGTATATTATTAATTTAACCGATAATTCTAAAACTTCATTTTCTCATGCTTGTACCTTAGCTTACTCTACACCTGCAATTTATGAAAATAAAATATGTTATGGAGATTGTTCAAGTTTCTATTGTAGAAATAGATTTACAGGAGAATTATTATTAAATTACACAGAAGAAAGTATTGATTTTAGTTATCAATCTCCAAAAATTAAAGAAGATATTATTTACATTAGTTCAAATACAAAAGTTTTTGCATTTAATTTAACTGAACTTTCTAAAATATCAGAATTAGAGTTTCCTTACCCATCGCATGTACCTCAATTCCTCGGAAATCCTGCTCTCTCAGAAAATGAATTATTTGCAGCAAGTTTAGGATACTCAGAATCAGGGATAGTCCTCTCTTGTAATTTATCAAATCTTTCAGAAATAAATTGGCAAAAAGAAATAACAAGAACAAATCTTCAAAGTGGTCCATGGTATAATTCGATTATTTATTATAATAATTCAATATTTATTCCAATAAAAACAACAAATACAGAATCAACACCTTCCTTTATTGTGCAATATAACACACAAACAGGAGAAGAACTTTGGCAGTATAATCTAACACCTTATACTCAAATGAGCGAAAAAAATAATTTTTTAATTTATAATAATCGTGCTTATATAACCAGTTTAGATTTTAATTGGGATGAAGGTCTTGCAGAAGCTTATTTATGGGCCTTTGACTTAAACAATAACTCATTAGCTTGGAAGTCAAATCCATTCACAGATTTTATTTGGTCTACACCAATGATAACCTCGAATAATTTACTTTATTTTGGTTCTGGATATATGACTAATCAAATTTATGCATTCAATTTAGAGGGTTCTTTATTATGGAACTATTCAACTGGTGGATTAAATGGTATTGATTCAACCCCTGCAATTTATAATAATTCATTATACTTTGGAAGCGATGATGCAAAAATTTACATTTTACATTCATTCACAAATACAAAAGATATAGATTCAGATGGCTACCCAGACTATATAGACTGGGATGATGATAATGATGATGTTAATGACACTATAGATAGTATTAATGGAAATCTAACAGTATTAGAAACAAACAATCAAAATAATAATATTAACAATCTAACAATACAAATAGATAATTCTGAGGATTTACAACAAACTCTAACTTCAAACGCAACAATTACTTTTTATGAAACAGAAGAATCAACTGAAGAACAAAAACCAATAATAAACTTCACATTTGATTTCTCAGAAAATAAATTAGACTTATCAGAAATAAAAATAATTAAACAAGAAAACACAAGTGAATCAGGTTCTTTAATTATTACAGGAATTGAACTTCCAGAAGGACAAACTAAAACCGTTTATATGGATAATTTAAATGATAATATTAATACTGTTTGTATTTTAGATCAAGAATTTACAAATTTAGCATTTGCAGGTCTTCAAGAAGCCACACTCGAATGTAATGGAGAAAATGAAACTTTATTAACCTGTAATAACATTGAATCAAATGGTTACAAATGTACTAATCTAGGTGCAAAATATGAAATTTCGGGTTTAAAACACTCAGGCATTTCAGAAATGAAATATGTTATCATCTCAGATCAAGAATTCTTAGCAAATAATACTTTAACTCTAAATATCTCAGAATATTTTAATAATATTACTTATTATAAAGTTAAAGATCCTTCCGATTTATTAGACTGCCACTTTGAAAATTCAACAATCTGTGAAGACTATGAAACACCAGAAAATATAGAGTCAACTCTTTTAGAAAAAGGGATTAATTTCACAAATACTGCAACAATTAAGTATGATTTAAACAATAATTTTAATATCAGCCAAGGAACAATATTAATAACTTACCAACCGAATTTTAATAATATTCCAAACAATCTAGCTTATTTATTAACAACTTCAACTTTAAATGAAAATCCCTATATAATCAATGTCCAAAAGTCAGGAGATTTATGCTTCCATATATTTAACAACACCTATCAATCAGGCGGAGATGCAGACTCTAGTGGATTTGGAACACGATTATGTTCTTCAAAAACAGACTGGAACTCTTCAAATGAATACAAAATAGCTGCAACTTGGAATTCAGAAACAGGTTTAGTTCAATTATATTTAGACAATCAACAATTAATCAACAAAACAACTACTCTACCAAAATATACTGGAAATCAAATTAAATTAGGAAATTATGACAATTCAACAGGCTATTATTATAATGCAACCCTAGGCATAAGTGATTACATTGCAGATGGAGTTATAAAAAGATTATTAATTAGTAATAGAGTATATTCAGAACAAGAAATTTACTTCACACCAGAAAACTCGGACTATTTCAAAAATATAAATATCACCATAAATAATGAAGTTGTAACAATAATCTCAAAAGATAATCAAAGTAGTACAAATTACATCCAATTCAAAGGTTATGATTCAGAAGGAATTACTTATAGTAGGCCAATAAAAATAACAATAAATGAATATGTTGAAGGTTCGAATAATGAAAATTCAAATAGCCAACCTCCTTCTAGTTCATCTTCAAGCCCCTCATCCAGCTCAAGCTCTTCAAATATAATCTCAAGCACATTACCTCAAGAAACGAAATTAATTTTAGATGATTCTCAAATAACACAGGATAAACCTATTGAATCGACTGAATCAACTCAAGAAAATACAAATAACAACATTGCAGATATGTTAGATGAATATTCAAAGAATAGTATTTCTAAAAATCTTTTGACAGGTGCAGTTACATTTGCAGATACAACTATTAAAAGTAAAACTCCTTCAAAATTAGCAATAATTATACTTCCTATAACCCTTTTACTTCTTATTTTAAACAGTCTATACAAATTTAAAAGTAAATTAAAAAATAGTGAATAA
- a CDS encoding RNase J family beta-CASP ribonuclease — protein sequence MIELAAIGGYNEAGKNMTAIKYNDEVVICDMGLFLPRILDFEEEGGHREDLTDAQLIKIGAIPDDRVIEKWRDYVKVIVLGHCHLDHLGAAQYLAQRYDAPLVGTPYTMNVLKKMFFDDKVNIPNRFVPLNVNSKYKVSENIEIEFINMTHSTLQTVMTAIHTPDGTIIYANDFKFDNHPVIGLKPNYHVLEKIGEKNALALVVDSLYSNTERKTPSEKVAREMLKDVLLGTSNFGKLVIVTTFASHIARLQSVIDFGKEMDRKIIFLGRSLSKYVGAAERAGLVNFSADVEIVPYAGMINKKLAKVEKERGKYLIVCTGNQGEPKSVLSRMARGEFDFKLVEGDHVVFSCNVIPVEENISNRDKLEKLLKKARVRIFTGIHQSGHASREDLRDLVNMIKPKYIIPAHGEHEKLNSMAELAKEEGYKLNKNVLVLNDGDIVKLDGSKLEN from the coding sequence ATGATAGAATTAGCAGCAATCGGTGGTTATAATGAAGCAGGTAAAAATATGACTGCCATTAAGTATAATGATGAAGTTGTAATATGTGATATGGGCCTGTTTTTACCAAGAATTCTTGATTTTGAAGAAGAAGGGGGACATAGAGAAGATTTAACAGATGCTCAATTAATAAAAATAGGGGCAATTCCAGATGATAGAGTTATAGAAAAATGGAGAGATTATGTTAAAGTAATTGTTTTGGGACATTGTCATTTAGATCATTTAGGTGCAGCACAATATTTGGCTCAAAGGTATGATGCTCCTTTAGTAGGAACACCTTATACAATGAATGTTCTTAAAAAGATGTTTTTTGATGATAAAGTGAATATTCCAAATAGATTTGTTCCTTTAAATGTTAATTCTAAGTATAAAGTTTCTGAAAATATAGAAATAGAGTTTATTAATATGACTCATTCTACATTACAAACCGTTATGACTGCAATTCATACTCCTGATGGAACCATAATTTATGCTAATGATTTTAAATTTGATAATCATCCAGTTATAGGTTTAAAACCTAATTATCATGTGTTAGAAAAAATAGGGGAAAAAAACGCTTTGGCTTTAGTTGTTGATTCTTTATATTCAAATACAGAAAGAAAAACTCCTAGTGAAAAAGTCGCAAGGGAAATGTTAAAAGATGTTTTATTGGGAACAAGTAATTTCGGAAAATTAGTTATAGTTACGACTTTTGCAAGTCATATTGCAAGATTACAAAGTGTGATTGATTTTGGAAAAGAAATGGATAGAAAAATAATATTTTTAGGAAGAAGTCTTTCAAAATATGTTGGTGCGGCAGAAAGAGCAGGATTAGTAAACTTTTCAGCTGACGTCGAAATAGTTCCTTATGCTGGTATGATAAATAAAAAACTTGCAAAAGTTGAGAAAGAACGTGGAAAATATTTAATAGTCTGCACTGGAAATCAAGGAGAACCTAAATCTGTATTATCGAGAATGGCTAGAGGAGAATTTGATTTTAAATTAGTTGAAGGAGATCATGTTGTTTTTTCTTGTAATGTTATTCCTGTTGAAGAAAATATTTCAAATAGAGATAAACTAGAAAAATTATTAAAAAAAGCAAGAGTAAGGATATTCACTGGGATACATCAATCAGGACATGCTTCTAGAGAAGACTTAAGAGATTTAGTAAATATGATTAAACCTAAGTATATAATTCCTGCACATGGAGAACACGAAAAACTTAATTCTATGGCTGAATTAGCAAAAGAAGAAGGTTATAAACTAAACAAGAATGTCCTTGTCTTGAATGATGGGGATATTGTAAAATTAGACGGTTCTAAATTAGAAAATTAA
- a CDS encoding transcription initiation factor IIB family protein, with amino-acid sequence MLNKDGYFQDVLDFRQSQPELDTKLVKEQWLYSTKEKNLVRAMSELKNFSLKTSLPREVMNDAARLHKKAIDHDLARGRSVITIMYACTYLACKMHNLPRTVKDITKYSKIDQKEINRACKLIRRKLNIKLKTIDLNDYLMRFASRLSLSATNTTYAEKLLNSLKDNKEFVGKNPLSVVAGIIYFTARKKRLKISQKDVVEATGVSEVTLRNRIREIEGIAS; translated from the coding sequence ATGTTAAATAAAGATGGCTATTTTCAGGATGTATTAGACTTTAGACAATCACAACCAGAGTTAGATACTAAGTTAGTAAAAGAGCAATGGTTATATTCAACTAAAGAAAAGAATTTAGTAAGAGCAATGTCTGAATTAAAGAATTTCTCATTAAAAACAAGTTTACCTAGAGAAGTTATGAATGATGCTGCAAGATTGCATAAAAAAGCAATTGATCATGATTTGGCGCGTGGTAGAAGTGTTATTACAATTATGTACGCATGTACTTATTTAGCTTGTAAGATGCATAATCTTCCAAGAACTGTTAAAGATATAACTAAATACAGTAAAATTGATCAAAAAGAAATTAATAGGGCATGTAAATTAATAAGAAGAAAATTAAATATTAAATTAAAAACTATTGATTTAAATGACTATTTAATGAGATTTGCATCAAGATTAAGTTTAAGTGCGACTAATACAACTTATGCTGAAAAGTTACTTAATTCTCTAAAAGATAACAAAGAATTTGTTGGTAAAAATCCTTTATCTGTTGTTGCTGGAATAATTTATTTCACAGCAAGAAAGAAAAGATTAAAGATTTCACAGAAAGATGTTGTTGAAGCAACTGGTGTAAGTGAAGTTACTTTAAGAAATAGAATAAGAGAAATTGAAGGCATAGCAAGTTAA
- a CDS encoding VCBS repeat-containing protein encodes MVYKRYIYQNGKKIGPYYYKSVRGEDGKVRSIYVGSKLNSSDKKEGITLHKTFEISVVVFALIALGFVLGFFYVSNITGMGVIQYSLDQFNYNSGGLILGNINLNLNEEDLIPPSSKIVVYLDGVEYSLELQEFILESGGEFNLIEGNYTVGEGFGTGYTGNYNYSVGFNAFDLYAPNKTGDYNFTIYLQYAETNYMLTSGILNVVDVDFTREPDCHKCGQHKAPPAADVLMKVGTSLNGTLRDYYPNSWTMVDTKGGNLGEYNSEYNFIEFLNSNYVEYIINSPQLTTPPTDYEFYTTLNDKQSDYWTIKVSDASTIIDDSITCVATTLASGQTTTCTGQYDNSGNAAGDYVLWLTDDATQITNTCGSNNLYITATDYSGCAACDSSDGYRITANTWDKAQDNQVIIWTVGWCSADATNTITTAGSGGAVTFDATDTIQTLAPLDYPIVDLVGPPNGNISSTSYIDFLFSSSDVSDGISNCSLMIDNKFVLHNYQINGGTANISYGGFREGQTYEWNITCADKGVAVVENTSESRTFTVNLGSSSLNAWGSITDPALLDVHNSIVFYANYTSSDSINISKRGYNDIIVFPINEPLLAGLIGSTAVMGNYLNISSGIYGDEVESIYNYDKSIFNVDLDNDGETDDFWAWFDTDNSGFNNLYAFNERFEQLASISVTPVGQGDRGRMVYGDFNNDTYADEIAVMFNAASETANISVYNLSGVIDSYQFSDYRVIGISKGDFNNDAIEDIVYVGIENSASNNDLKFIPLTLVNYVLTPIWTYTSSALGGNHIAVNNDLVKVVDLNNDGFDDIIASNSKNYLVAVNNSGSLLWAVNIIEEIGPNNANPVSDIIIGDFDNDGVEDDVGVGTFDATPDLIYFFNETGDIIKSYSNADFDNPYYLASADLDNDGIINEIVVSDHNAPYESFIIDKNGNVVYETSWDGRSSWWQVADMDYDGWVDDIIGTYMSFYDGGDQAYITSMDLYNNTNFNFTQRTFLSGIFYSVELDKDYQGCNIWFNDRKTSVVMDYNASDGLYYYTTKGFFPNSLVTYNITCIANEYDLNTIQQTITAAPANNNPTLSNLDLNSTIAAQTNYTDEDLSCNFVPADSDGADTITCSVEWLKNNITQFTFSGEACTKDAMTTFILESENTTKNELWGCQVLVTDSQAGTSGWFNSTQLQIVNRLPNQVLLDIPDNLSILGDRYLDFKWANATDPDEDPLTYQIQVDDDIEFGSPNINVSTIAETTNSSNYTSTTELGIDKNYYWHVRANDNGTGWGDWSEIRMFNLSSMTEITMVVDYIYFGNMTVGDSNNTLDNLPQPFEYQNDGNVKLNITLYADSLYVKQPNPTNNYQFMVSEADEGVSYGIASLTNWNNIPLISLLAIDNLDYVNSSDEAALEVNITIPQDEDPGKKTSVMTFIAVIGE; translated from the coding sequence ATGGTCTATAAGAGGTATATATATCAGAATGGAAAGAAGATAGGCCCTTATTATTATAAGAGTGTGCGTGGGGAAGATGGTAAAGTTAGAAGTATTTATGTTGGTTCGAAGTTAAACTCTTCTGATAAAAAAGAAGGAATTACACTACATAAAACTTTTGAGATTTCTGTTGTGGTTTTTGCTTTGATTGCACTGGGCTTTGTTTTAGGTTTTTTTTATGTTTCAAATATAACTGGAATGGGGGTTATTCAATATTCTTTAGATCAGTTTAATTATAATTCTGGTGGATTAATTTTAGGTAATATTAATCTTAATTTGAATGAAGAAGATTTAATACCTCCTTCGTCAAAAATTGTTGTGTATTTAGATGGAGTAGAATATTCTTTAGAGTTACAAGAATTTATTTTAGAGTCTGGTGGAGAATTTAATTTAATTGAAGGAAATTATACTGTTGGTGAAGGTTTTGGAACAGGATATACAGGAAATTATAATTATAGTGTTGGTTTTAATGCATTTGATTTATATGCTCCAAATAAAACTGGAGATTATAATTTCACAATTTATTTACAATATGCAGAAACAAATTATATGTTGACTTCTGGAATTTTAAATGTGGTAGATGTTGATTTTACAAGAGAACCTGATTGTCATAAATGTGGGCAGCATAAAGCTCCACCTGCTGCAGATGTTTTGATGAAAGTTGGAACAAGTTTAAATGGAACTTTAAGAGATTATTATCCTAATTCTTGGACAATGGTTGATACCAAGGGGGGAAATCTTGGAGAATATAATTCTGAATATAATTTTATAGAATTTTTAAATTCAAATTATGTAGAATATATTATTAACTCTCCCCAATTAACTACACCTCCAACAGATTATGAATTTTATACTACTTTAAATGATAAACAAAGTGATTATTGGACAATTAAAGTTTCAGATGCTTCTACAATCATTGACGATAGTATAACTTGTGTTGCAACTACCTTGGCTTCTGGACAAACAACAACTTGTACTGGACAGTATGATAACAGTGGAAACGCTGCAGGTGATTATGTGTTGTGGTTAACTGATGATGCAACTCAAATAACTAATACATGTGGAAGTAATAATCTGTATATTACCGCAACAGATTATTCTGGATGTGCTGCTTGTGATAGTTCAGATGGATATCGAATTACTGCAAATACATGGGATAAGGCTCAAGATAATCAAGTTATAATCTGGACTGTGGGTTGGTGTTCTGCAGATGCTACTAATACCATAACTACTGCAGGTTCTGGTGGTGCAGTTACATTTGATGCAACAGATACTATACAAACTTTAGCTCCATTGGATTATCCTATTGTTGATTTAGTTGGTCCTCCAAATGGAAATATTTCTTCAACTAGTTATATTGACTTTTTATTTAGTTCTAGTGATGTTTCTGATGGTATTTCAAACTGTAGTTTAATGATTGATAACAAATTTGTTTTACATAATTATCAGATTAATGGAGGTACTGCAAATATAAGTTATGGTGGGTTTAGAGAAGGACAAACTTATGAGTGGAATATTACTTGTGCAGATAAAGGTGTTGCTGTTGTTGAAAATACTTCAGAGTCAAGAACATTTACAGTTAATCTTGGAAGTTCTTCTTTGAATGCATGGGGTAGTATTACAGATCCTGCATTATTAGACGTTCATAATTCTATTGTTTTTTATGCTAATTATACTTCAAGTGATAGTATTAATATTTCAAAAAGAGGTTATAATGATATAATTGTTTTTCCAATTAATGAACCTCTTCTTGCAGGTTTAATTGGCTCAACAGCGGTGATGGGTAATTATCTTAATATTAGTTCCGGAATATATGGTGATGAGGTTGAATCGATTTATAACTATGATAAATCTATTTTTAATGTTGATTTAGATAACGATGGAGAAACTGATGATTTTTGGGCATGGTTTGATACAGATAATTCAGGATTTAACAATCTTTACGCTTTTAATGAACGATTTGAACAATTAGCAAGCATATCGGTAACTCCTGTGGGGCAAGGAGATAGGGGTAGAATGGTTTATGGTGATTTTAATAATGACACCTATGCAGATGAAATTGCAGTGATGTTTAATGCTGCATCTGAAACTGCAAATATAAGCGTGTATAATCTAAGTGGGGTTATTGATAGTTATCAATTTTCAGATTATAGAGTTATAGGTATTTCTAAAGGAGATTTTAATAACGATGCTATAGAAGATATAGTTTATGTTGGAATAGAAAATAGTGCAAGTAATAATGATCTTAAATTTATTCCTTTAACTTTGGTAAATTATGTGTTAACACCTATTTGGACATATACTTCTTCAGCTCTTGGAGGTAATCATATAGCTGTGAATAATGATTTAGTTAAAGTTGTAGATTTAAATAATGATGGTTTTGATGATATAATTGCAAGTAATTCTAAAAATTATTTAGTTGCAGTAAATAATAGTGGTAGTTTATTATGGGCTGTTAATATAATAGAAGAAATTGGTCCTAATAATGCCAATCCTGTTTCAGATATAATAATTGGAGACTTTGATAATGATGGTGTAGAAGATGATGTGGGTGTAGGAACTTTTGATGCTACACCTGATTTAATTTATTTTTTTAATGAAACTGGAGATATAATTAAAAGTTATTCTAATGCTGATTTTGATAATCCTTATTATTTGGCAAGTGCAGATTTGGATAATGATGGAATAATTAATGAAATTGTAGTTTCTGATCATAATGCCCCTTATGAATCTTTTATTATTGATAAAAATGGAAATGTTGTTTATGAAACTTCATGGGATGGAAGAAGTTCTTGGTGGCAAGTTGCAGATATGGATTATGATGGGTGGGTAGATGATATTATTGGAACTTATATGAGTTTTTATGATGGGGGGGATCAAGCTTATATAACTTCTATGGATTTATATAATAATACTAATTTTAATTTTACTCAACGTACCTTTCTATCCGGGATTTTTTATTCAGTTGAATTAGATAAAGATTATCAAGGATGTAATATTTGGTTTAATGATAGAAAAACCTCTGTTGTTATGGATTATAATGCTAGTGATGGATTATATTATTATACTACAAAAGGTTTTTTCCCAAATTCTTTGGTAACTTATAATATTACTTGTATTGCAAATGAATATGACTTAAATACAATCCAACAAACAATAACCGCTGCACCTGCAAATAATAATCCAACACTTTCAAATTTAGATCTAAATTCAACTATTGCAGCGCAGACAAATTATACTGATGAAGATTTAAGTTGTAATTTTGTTCCTGCTGATTCAGATGGTGCAGATACAATAACTTGTTCAGTTGAATGGTTAAAAAATAATATAACTCAATTTACTTTTTCAGGAGAAGCTTGTACAAAAGATGCAATGACAACTTTTATTTTAGAAAGTGAAAATACAACTAAGAACGAATTATGGGGCTGTCAAGTTTTAGTAACTGATAGTCAAGCTGGAACTTCAGGATGGTTTAATTCAACACAATTACAAATAGTAAATAGATTACCAAATCAGGTTTTGTTAGATATTCCTGATAATTTAAGCATATTAGGGGATAGATATCTTGATTTTAAATGGGCAAATGCAACAGATCCAGATGAAGATCCTTTAACTTATCAAATACAAGTTGATGATGACATAGAGTTTGGAAGTCCTAATATTAATGTTTCCACAATTGCTGAAACTACAAATTCTTCTAATTATACTTCAACAACTGAATTAGGTATAGATAAAAATTATTATTGGCATGTAAGAGCAAATGACAATGGGACTGGATGGGGTGATTGGAGCGAAATAAGAATGTTCAATTTGAGTTCTATGACTGAGATAACCATGGTTGTTGATTATATTTATTTTGGAAATATGACTGTTGGAGATTCGAATAATACTTTAGATAATTTGCCTCAGCCTTTTGAATATCAAAATGATGGTAATGTGAAATTAAACATTACTTTATATGCTGATAGTTTGTATGTTAAACAACCCAATCCAACAAATAATTATCAGTTTATGGTGTCTGAAGCTGATGAAGGTGTTAGTTATGGAATTGCTTCATTAACAAATTGGAATAATATACCTCTTATTTCTTTATTAGCTATTGATAATTTGGACTATGTTAATTCTAGTGATGAAGCTGCTTTAGAGGTGAATATTACTATACCTCAAGATGAAGATCCTGGCAAAAAGACTTCTGTGATGACGTTTATAGCCGTTATTGGAGAATAG
- a CDS encoding DUF192 domain-containing protein, translated as MLELEVCKTKFKKFRGLMFSKKKNLLFVLDKEEKFNAGIHMLFVFYPIQVIWLDYRFKIVDIKRMLPFISFHIPKQKAKYIVEFVSKQNNFKFGDKFNLERFLR; from the coding sequence ATGTTAGAATTAGAAGTATGTAAAACTAAATTTAAGAAGTTTAGAGGTTTGATGTTTTCTAAGAAAAAGAACTTATTATTTGTTTTAGATAAAGAAGAGAAATTTAATGCTGGAATACATATGTTATTTGTATTTTATCCTATTCAAGTTATATGGTTAGATTATAGGTTTAAGATTGTTGATATTAAAAGGATGTTGCCTTTTATTAGTTTTCATATACCTAAGCAGAAAGCTAAGTATATAGTCGAATTTGTTAGCAAGCAAAATAATTTTAAATTTGGAGATAAATTTAATTTGGAAAGATTTTTAAGATAA